AGGCCACCAAGATACGCATTGCCTGCCAGAACCACGAACCTTGCTTTCACCTCTCCCTGACCGGTTTTCACTGTCGCCACAGGGCCGGAAACGATCTCTGTAACAGCCGAGTATTCATGAATGATTCCACCCCTGGATTCCAGTGCCAGGGCCTCACCCAGGGCCAGGTTCAGGGGATGGATATGGCCACCGGTGTGGTCAATGGCTCCACCCATATAGCGATCGGTACCGACACGGTTAGCCATGGCCGTGCGGTCCAGCAGCTCCAGCTGGTCATACCCGAACCGTTGCCACAGGGCTTGCTGAGCCTCCAGGTGACCGAGCTGACGCGGGTTCAGAGCGGCAAAAACCCCACCGTCTTTCAGATCACACTGGATGCCATAATCCTGCACTCGTTGGCGGATAATCTGACTGCCCTCAAAGGCCATTTCGGCCAGCAGGCGTAAATGATCCGGCGCGGTCTGGCGCTCGATGCTGTCCAGGTCGCGACTGAAGCTGTTCACGATCTGGCCTCCGTTGCGACCGGATGCCCCCCAGCCAACCGTTGCCGCTTCCAGAACAACGACCTTGAAACCCGCCTCGGCAAGAAACAGCGCCGTGGATAAACCCGTATAACCGGCGCCCACCACACACACATCGGCTTCGCAATGGCCTTGCAACGCAAGGCGGGGCGGCGCCGGGTTGGCAGAAGCCGCGTAATAGGAAGGAACCGGGGGAAACTGGGTCATAAGTAGGCGCCAAAAGGGTGACGGAGAGGTCTGAAACCAGGCGACAACAGCGGCCGCCGAGGCAAGTCTATGCCAAGGCCCGGGCTTCGGGAAGACAGGTTCTTCTACCTATATCGAAGCTGACAATTGCCCGCGAAACTGCTGCTATGATTGCATATCTCCACTGCCTGCGAGGCACCCATGCCCTACCCTGATCGCTCTACCACACCCACCAGCCTGGCCGAATGGCAGGCACTGGCAACAAAGCTCACTCTTGAAGGCCGCGCCTATGTGAACGGTGCTTACCGATGGGCCAGCCACGGCGAGACGTTTCTGACAATCAGCCCCATCGATGGGAGCGAGCTGACCGAGATTGCCAGTTGCGACCAGGCCGATGCCGATGCCGCCGTGATCGCCGCCCGGAATGCCTTTGAACAAGGCGTGTGGAGCCAACTGGCGCCCAGCAAACGCAAAGCGGTACTCATTCGTTTTGCAGAGCTGATCGAAGCCAACGGTGACGAACTGGCCCTGCTGGAAACCCTCGACATGGGCAAGCCCATCGGCCACGCCCGCGCGGTGGATGTGCCAGCGACCGCCCGAGCGATCCGATGGACCGCCGAGGCCATCGACAAGGTGTACGGCGAACTTGCGGCCACGCCTCATAACCAGATTGGCATGATCTCCCGGGAACCCATCGGGGTGGTGGCAGCCATCGTGCCCTGGAACTTCCCGATGATCATGGCCTCCTGGAAGATTGCTCCGGCCCTGGCCACCGGCAACTCGGTGATTCTCAAGCCCTCGGAGAAATCCCCCCTCACCGCCATTCGCCTCGCTGCGCTGGCTGAAGAGGCGGGCATTCCCCCCGGCGTGTTTAACGTGCTGCCCGGCTATGGTCATACCGTAGGCAAGGCGCTGGCTCTGCACATGGATGTGGACTGTCTGGTGTTTACCGGCTCCACCACAGTAGCGAAACAACTGATGGTCTACGCCGGCCAGTCCAACATGAAACGTGTATGGCTGGAGGCCGGCGGCAAGAGCCCCAATATCGTCTTTGCCGACGCACCAGATCTGCAGAAAGCCGCTGCCGAAGCTGCCAGCGCCATTGCCTTCAACCAGGGCGAAGTGTGTACTGCCGGCAGTCGGTTGCTGGTGCAGGAAAGCATTCGCGCGGAGTTTATCGGGCTGATTCGCGAAGCTCTCACAACCTGGCGCCCCGGCCACCCACTGGACCCGGCAACCACCTGCGGTGCCATCGTTGATCAGGCCCAGCTTGACCGCATCATTGAATACATTGGCATCGGGCAATCCGAAGGGGCAACCCTGGTGGAAGGCGGCCAGCGGATCATGGAAGACACCGGCGGCCTGTTCGTGCAGCCAACTGTGTTTGATGGGGTGAATAACCGTATGCGTATCGCCTCCGAAGAAATCTTCGGGCCGGTGCTCTCGGTGATCGGCTTCAAGACCGCCGAGGAGGCAGTTGCCATCGCGAACGATTCCATCTATGGCCTGGCGGCGGCGGTATGGACCTCCAACATCAACACCGCCCATAAGGTGGCCAAAGCCCTGCGAGCCGGCAGCGTGTGGATCAACCATTACGATGGCGGCGACATGACTGCCCCCTTCGGCGGCTTCAAGCAGTCGGGCAATGGCCGGGACAAGTCCCTGCATGCGTTCGACAAGTACACCGAGCTGAAGGCCACCTGGCTCGCACTTGAGTAGTATTGGAAACGAAAAACGGCGCCTCACCGGGCGCCGTTGATTAACCTTGAAGAGCCTTTAAACTGTGTGCAAGTACCACAGGTACTCCAGATCCGAGATGGTCATCTCGAACTCGGTCAATTCATGCTCCTTGCAGGCTACGAACACATCAAGAAACTGGCTACCCAGATAATCGGCCATGACCGGAGACTGGCCCAGCCCCCTCAACGCATCCCGCAGGTTATTCACCAGACTGGCTTCGTGCTGCTCATGGGCATTACCCACCGTCACCGGCGGCGGCTCGATTTTGTTGGAAATGCCGTAGTGGATACCCGCCAGCACCGCCGCCATCAGCAGATAAGGGTTGGCATCAGCGCCGGCCACCCGGTGCTCAATGCGAAGCGCCTGTGGATCGCCCCCGGGCAGACGTAGCGACGCGGTGCGGTTATCGACACCCCAGGTGGCCGCGCTGGGCACGTAATATTCCGGGCTGAACCGGCGGTAGGAGTTTATGTTGGGGCAGAACAACGCCATGGCATCGTTCATGGTGGCGACAAGGCCGCCAACCGCCCAGCGCAGCATGTCATTCGGTTGTTCGGCATCGCCGGCAAAGACATTGTGCCCAGCCTTATCCAACAGGCTCACATGCAAGTGCATGCCGCTGCCCGCCTGATCATGGTAGGGCTTGGCCATGAAGGTGGTATCCATCTCATGGTCGTAGGCCATACTTTTGATCAGGCGTTTGAGCAGCGTGGCATGGTCACAGGCCTTTACCGCGTCATCCACGTAATGCAGGTTGACCTCGAACTGACCGGGGGCGGATTCTGCCACCAGGGCATCGGCAGGCAGCTCCTGTTCATGGGCAGCATCCAGCACGTCGGCCAGGAACTCCGCATACTCATCCAGATCATCAATGGAATAAGCCTGGGTGCCCGCCGGGCGCTTGCCGGAAATCGGGGACTTCGGCGGCTGCGGCCGGCCCGCCAGATTCTCTTGGTCAATCAGGTAGAACTCCAGCTCGAAGGCGGACACGGGCGTCAGACCCAACTCACCGAAACGCCGGACGATGTTCTGCAACACCACCCGCGGATCTGCGAAGAATGGTACCTTGCGGTCCAGCTCGTACATGGTCAGCAGCAGCTGGGCAGTAGGCCGCTTCTGCCAGGGCTCCATGGTGAGTGTGTCCTCGACAGGCAGGCATACCCGGTCCGCCTCTCCGATATCCAGTCCCAGGCCGGTCTCTTCAACCGTAGTGCCCTGAATATTCAGGGCAAAGATGGACGCGGGCATTGCAATGCCTCGCTCAAACACCTTGGGCAGCGCCGAAGGCGCCACCCGCTTGCCACGAACAATGCCGTTAATATCCGGAATCAGCAGGTCAACAAACTGCAACTCGGGGTGCGCCTGAAGGAATGCGTCAGCGCTCGCGAAACCAGAACCCATAAGGTAAGCCTTCCACAACTCAAATAGGCCTGTGGCGAGGGGCCGGCACAGGGATTTTCAACGCTCCTTTATCCAGCTTTCCGGAGCGTTTGGCAAGATACGCACATACCGCATCGGGCGATGGTCCTGGTCTGTCTGTCCCGCATGCACCGGGAAGAACCATCACTTCCACGGATAAATTTCAGGCGGAGGGGCGATGCCGATTACTTTGCCTCACATATTCATATATAGTATATGCTTATAGCTATTGAGACTTTAAGGAAACTCAAGCCATCCCCTGCACAGACTAATATCAAATTACCAGCAAGCGCTGGCGATCCGGGAGGAACACCCACCATGAACTACTTGCCAACCACTCTTTTCGCGTTGAGCCTGGCATCCGTAAGCCTGTGGGCCCAGGCGGCAACGACCGGGGACGCCAACCGCGGGGCTGAGGCTGCCGCCATGTGCGCCGCCTGCCACCAGCCAGATGGCTCCGGAAAAAACAATGCACAGGGCGAACCCTGGCCCAGATTGGCGGGCCTGGACGCCGGGTACATTGCCAAGCAGTTGCATGATTTCCAGTCCGGTCAACGCCAGAATGCCACCATGAAATCCTTCGCCGGCATGCTGTCGGACCAACAGATTCTGGACGTTGCACAGTATTACAGCGAGATGACGCCCACCCCGGGCCAGGCGGGAGAAAACCCCGACGAACAGGCTCTGCAGCGGGGACAGATGCTGGCAGAAACAGGGGATTGGTCGAAGTATGTTGTCTCCTGCAAGAGTTGCCACGGCCCGAACAATCAAGGAGCCGGATCGGTGTTCCCGGGCATTGCCGGGCAACATGCCCGATATATTGAGGTGCAGCTTAAGGCCTGGCAGGAAGGGAGCCGCAAGAACGACCCCCAGGACCTGATGGGCACCATAGCCCGCCGCCTGAATGACCAGGACATCCTTGCCGTCGCTGCCTGGCTTTCAACCCAACCGCCCGCGTCCAATCCAGAGGAGACACAGCCATGAAACCAATTTTTGCTTACACAGCCCTGGCCAGTTCCCTTCTCTTTACCGCAGCGGTTAATGCGAGCGACCGGAAAGACGACTATATCAAGACCCTGACCGGACTGGGTTATCCCGCACCAGAGGCCAATGAACTCGTTCATATACCACCGACAATGGAAGATCTTGAGCAATCGGACATGCACCCGGAACTCAAGCGGGTGATTCGCCGGGGCCACGACCTGTTCACCAACACCCAGCAGCTTCGCGGCGAGAACGTTTTCAACAATATGAACTGTTCCAGCTGCCACCTTGGCGAAGGTCGCATACCCTTTAGCGCTCCGGTCTGGCCGGCGGCAGTCACCCTGCCCGGGTTCCGGGGCAAGAATGACCACGTCAATAACCTGGAGGAACGGATTGCCGGTTGCTTCACATATTCCATGAACGGCAAACCGCCAGCCTATGGCAGCGACAACATGCTTGCGCTGTCGGCCTATCATCAATGGCTCGCCAAAGGCGTGGAAGTGTACCCGGAGAAGCCTATCTACGGTCGCGGTTTCCCGGCACCGGAACGCCCGGAAGAACTGAGTTATGCAAGAGGCGAGCAGCTATTCAGTGACAAGTGCTCCGTTTGTCATGGCGAAGATGGGCAAGGCCTTCGGGTTGCCGGTCAGACAGTGTTCCCAGCTCCCTGGGGTGATCAGTCCAATAACTGGGGTGCCGGCATCGTGCGCATAAATACGGCTGCCGGTTTTATCAAGAACAACATGCCATTGGGCCAGCCTTTATCCCTGAGCGACCAGGAAGCCTGGGATATCGCCTACTACATGGACAGCCAGGAACGCCCCCAGGATCCCCGCTATACCGGGGATATCAAGGAGACCCTTGAGAAATACGGCCCAACATTCCACAAGCGCTCCCGGTATGGCCAGGTCCGCGAAACCGACGGTAAGGTGCTGGGGGATCATGCCAACACCGGTGAAAAGGACTTCCTGAAGCCGGATACTGTTCGCCCAAGAACGTTTGAATAGTGCAACGTTTTCCTGGTCACGTTCGGGCTGCCAAGGCACTCCCAAAGGCACCAGCCCTTGGCATCAGTTCAGCCGGCTTTTTACCACGATGGTTGCGCCACTAAGTGTGAACAGCGCTGTCAGTGCCATGGGCCAGAGATGAGCCGAAATAACATCGGCGGGAAGAGCCTTCATGAAGCTGCCCTGCACAATCACCAGAAAATGGGTCAGGGGTACGCCCTGCGCCACCCATTGCAGGACATCGGGCATGTTCTCGACGGGCGTTGCGAAACCGGATACGAGAATCATGGGAACACCCAGTGCAAAGGCACCCAGAATGGCCTGCTGTTGGGTGTCTGCAATGGCAGACACCATCAAGCCGATACCCACCACCGAAAGAATGAACAACAACAGTGCGCCTGCCAGCCATACCAGGGTGCCGGTAAACGGTACCTGAAACAGCACGATCGCGGCGGTGACCATGATGGTCCCCATCACGTAGCCGACCAGCACCGCGGGCAGGCATTTGGCGATAATGATTTCCAGGGGCGTGGTGGGTGACACCAGCAGTTGATCAAAGGTACCGAGTTCCCGCTCCCTGGAGATTGATAGCGCAGTGACCACCAAAGCTATGAACATGGACAGGATACCGGACAGCCCCGGCACGACGAACCAGCGGTATATCAGGTTGGGGTTGAACGCATGGCGCAGAACGACGGGTTCAAAGGTGCCACTCTGCCCCAGCGCAATTGTCTGCAGGTAGCCCAAGGCAACCTGCGCAGCATTCGCCCTCCGGCCATCCAGAAGCACCTGAACCGTTGCCGGCTTGCCCGCCAGGCGGTTCCGGGAAAAGTCTTCCGGAATATGCACAGCCAATAGCACTGATCCACGTTCCAGCAACCGCTCCTGTGCCTGGCTGTCACCAACGACCATAACCTCGCTGACAAAACTGGCGTGCTGTATATCGGCCACGAGATTCTGGGAGGCGGCGCCGGTGTCTTCGTTATAAACCGCCAGGGTCACATTCCTTACATCCAGCGTGGCAGCAAAGGAGAAGATCAGAAGCTGCAGCATCGGCGGCAACACCAGAATGGCGCGCGCCCTGGGGTCCCTCAGCAAGCTCAGCAGCTCCTTTACGATTTGCGCCAACAGTCGCGACCATTGCATCTCAGGACTCCAGGCTCTTGCGGGTTTTGGCCCGGGCGATAACAAACATCACGGCGCCAACGGCAAGCATTGCCAGCATGTCCCGGATCAGCAATGGCCAGATATCCCCAACCAGAAATACCGTGCGCAGGGAATCAATGAAGTATCGCGCCGGAATGATATGGGTGAGCAACCGGATAGGCGCGGGCATGGCATCGATCTCAAACAGGAACCCGGAGAGCAGGAAGGCCGGCAGAAATCCGGAAAAAAGCGCAGCCTGAGCAGCAATGAACTGATTCTTGGCCAGGGCGGAGATCACTAATCCCTGGCCGAGGGCAGGCACAAGGAAGCAGCTGGATAGCAGCATCAGCGTCCCCCAGCTCCCCCTCAGCGGCACGTCGAACACATTAATTGCCAGAACCGTACTGCCGAGGGTCGCAATCAGGCCCAGGCAAAAATACGGCACCAGTTTTCCCAGCAGGATCTCCGGGATGCGGGCTGGCGTAGACAGCAAGGCTTCCATGGTGCCTCGCTCCCATTCCCTGGCTACCACCAGGGCGGTTAGCAGGGTGCCGATCATGGTCATGATGATCGCTATGGCGCCGGGAATAAGGAAACGACGGGTTTCCACTTCCGGATTGAACCAGAAGCGGGATTCCAGATTCACGACAGCCTGGATGCCTCTGCCTGCCAACCAGTTACTAACGACCCCCCGGGTGTAACCGGCGACGAAATTAGCGGTGTTAGGCTGGGTTCCATCAGTGATCACCTGCAGTATCGGCTCACCCTGCTCAAGGCGTCGGTCGAAGTCGCCGGGAATCAGCACATACCCTTTGAGTTCGCCACTGACCAGGCGTGGCGTCACCTCGGCCCGATGCCGGGCAGGCAGCACACTGAAATAAGGTGTGCCGCTGAAACTCGCGGCCAGAGAGCGGGCCTGGGCGCTGTCGGACTGAACCACGACACCCAGGTGAACCTGCCTGATATCCAGCGAGACCGCATAGGCAAACAGGAACAGGAGAATCACGGGCAAGACAAACGCGATGAGAATGGCCGCCGGGTCCCGGAGAATCTGCAGACTTTCCTTTTTCATGAGCGCAAAGAGCCGGCGGCTATTCATCGTCCTGCGCCTCAATCAGATGAATGAACGCCTGTTCCATGCTGCCCTCACCGCCTGCCTGTGCCTTGAGATTATCGGGGCTGTCCAGGGCAATAACGCGACCGCGATACATCAGGGCCACACGGTCACAATACTCCGCCTCATCCATGAAGTGCGTGGTGACCAGCACGGTAACGCCTTTGCTGACAAGGCCGTTGATGTGGGTCCAGAACTCCCGCCGGGTGATGGGATCGACACCGGAGGTGGGCTCATCAAGGAACAGAATCGGTGGCCTGTGCATGAGCGCGCAAGCCAGCGCGAGGCGCTGCTTGAAGCCCAGCGATAGCTGGTTCGGAGCACTGTCGAGCAAAGGTTCCAGCTGAAAGGTTGCGATCATTTCGGCGATACGCTGCTTTCTCTGCCGGCCGGAAAGGCCATAAACGCCAGCGCTGAACGCCAGGTTCTGGCGGACCGACAACAAACCGTACAGCGAAAACTTCTGGGCCATATAGCCCAGTTTCAGCTTGGCATCACTGGCCGACTTGCGCAGGTCCAGCCCCGCCACCCGCGCCTCCCCGCTACTGGGTTTAAGCAAACCGCACAGCATTTTGAAGGTAGTGGACTTGCCCGCACCGTTGGGCCCAAGCAGGCCGAAAATTTCACCCTTCCGCACGGTAAAACTGACATTGTCGGCGGCCACAAAGTCCCCGAATCGCCGGGTCAGTGCCTGGCACTCCACCATGGCGCCCTGCTCCGCCACGCCGGGCATCTGATCGGCCAGGGGCGAGTGGCCACCGGGACCGCCGCCCAGCAAGTCAATAAAGGCATCCTCAAAACGTGGAGCAACGGGCTCAGCCTCACCCAGATCCGCAAAAATTGTTTCCG
This Marinobacter salinus DNA region includes the following protein-coding sequences:
- a CDS encoding NAD(P)/FAD-dependent oxidoreductase, producing MTQFPPVPSYYAASANPAPPRLALQGHCEADVCVVGAGYTGLSTALFLAEAGFKVVVLEAATVGWGASGRNGGQIVNSFSRDLDSIERQTAPDHLRLLAEMAFEGSQIIRQRVQDYGIQCDLKDGGVFAALNPRQLGHLEAQQALWQRFGYDQLELLDRTAMANRVGTDRYMGGAIDHTGGHIHPLNLALGEALALESRGGIIHEYSAVTEIVSGPVATVKTGQGEVKARFVVLAGNAYLGGLVPELGAKSMPCGSQIIATEPLDDALARKLLPLDNCVEDCNYLLDYFRLSGDKRLIYGGGVVYGARDPANIERLIRPNMLKTFPALANVKVDYAWTGNFLLTLSRLPQMGRLQDNVFYSQGCSGHGVTFTHVAGKALAMAIQGQAGRFDAFASLPHYPFPGGRRFRVPLTAIGAWYYALRDRLGV
- a CDS encoding aldehyde dehydrogenase, with amino-acid sequence MPYPDRSTTPTSLAEWQALATKLTLEGRAYVNGAYRWASHGETFLTISPIDGSELTEIASCDQADADAAVIAARNAFEQGVWSQLAPSKRKAVLIRFAELIEANGDELALLETLDMGKPIGHARAVDVPATARAIRWTAEAIDKVYGELAATPHNQIGMISREPIGVVAAIVPWNFPMIMASWKIAPALATGNSVILKPSEKSPLTAIRLAALAEEAGIPPGVFNVLPGYGHTVGKALALHMDVDCLVFTGSTTVAKQLMVYAGQSNMKRVWLEAGGKSPNIVFADAPDLQKAAAEAASAIAFNQGEVCTAGSRLLVQESIRAEFIGLIREALTTWRPGHPLDPATTCGAIVDQAQLDRIIEYIGIGQSEGATLVEGGQRIMEDTGGLFVQPTVFDGVNNRMRIASEEIFGPVLSVIGFKTAEEAVAIANDSIYGLAAAVWTSNINTAHKVAKALRAGSVWINHYDGGDMTAPFGGFKQSGNGRDKSLHAFDKYTELKATWLALE
- a CDS encoding glutamine synthetase family protein yields the protein MGSGFASADAFLQAHPELQFVDLLIPDINGIVRGKRVAPSALPKVFERGIAMPASIFALNIQGTTVEETGLGLDIGEADRVCLPVEDTLTMEPWQKRPTAQLLLTMYELDRKVPFFADPRVVLQNIVRRFGELGLTPVSAFELEFYLIDQENLAGRPQPPKSPISGKRPAGTQAYSIDDLDEYAEFLADVLDAAHEQELPADALVAESAPGQFEVNLHYVDDAVKACDHATLLKRLIKSMAYDHEMDTTFMAKPYHDQAGSGMHLHVSLLDKAGHNVFAGDAEQPNDMLRWAVGGLVATMNDAMALFCPNINSYRRFSPEYYVPSAATWGVDNRTASLRLPGGDPQALRIEHRVAGADANPYLLMAAVLAGIHYGISNKIEPPPVTVGNAHEQHEASLVNNLRDALRGLGQSPVMADYLGSQFLDVFVACKEHELTEFEMTISDLEYLWYLHTV
- a CDS encoding c-type cytochrome, which produces MNYLPTTLFALSLASVSLWAQAATTGDANRGAEAAAMCAACHQPDGSGKNNAQGEPWPRLAGLDAGYIAKQLHDFQSGQRQNATMKSFAGMLSDQQILDVAQYYSEMTPTPGQAGENPDEQALQRGQMLAETGDWSKYVVSCKSCHGPNNQGAGSVFPGIAGQHARYIEVQLKAWQEGSRKNDPQDLMGTIARRLNDQDILAVAAWLSTQPPASNPEETQP
- a CDS encoding c-type cytochrome, coding for MKPIFAYTALASSLLFTAAVNASDRKDDYIKTLTGLGYPAPEANELVHIPPTMEDLEQSDMHPELKRVIRRGHDLFTNTQQLRGENVFNNMNCSSCHLGEGRIPFSAPVWPAAVTLPGFRGKNDHVNNLEERIAGCFTYSMNGKPPAYGSDNMLALSAYHQWLAKGVEVYPEKPIYGRGFPAPERPEELSYARGEQLFSDKCSVCHGEDGQGLRVAGQTVFPAPWGDQSNNWGAGIVRINTAAGFIKNNMPLGQPLSLSDQEAWDIAYYMDSQERPQDPRYTGDIKETLEKYGPTFHKRSRYGQVRETDGKVLGDHANTGEKDFLKPDTVRPRTFE
- a CDS encoding ABC transporter permease: MQWSRLLAQIVKELLSLLRDPRARAILVLPPMLQLLIFSFAATLDVRNVTLAVYNEDTGAASQNLVADIQHASFVSEVMVVGDSQAQERLLERGSVLLAVHIPEDFSRNRLAGKPATVQVLLDGRRANAAQVALGYLQTIALGQSGTFEPVVLRHAFNPNLIYRWFVVPGLSGILSMFIALVVTALSISRERELGTFDQLLVSPTTPLEIIIAKCLPAVLVGYVMGTIMVTAAIVLFQVPFTGTLVWLAGALLLFILSVVGIGLMVSAIADTQQQAILGAFALGVPMILVSGFATPVENMPDVLQWVAQGVPLTHFLVIVQGSFMKALPADVISAHLWPMALTALFTLSGATIVVKSRLN
- a CDS encoding ABC transporter permease gives rise to the protein MNSRRLFALMKKESLQILRDPAAILIAFVLPVILLFLFAYAVSLDIRQVHLGVVVQSDSAQARSLAASFSGTPYFSVLPARHRAEVTPRLVSGELKGYVLIPGDFDRRLEQGEPILQVITDGTQPNTANFVAGYTRGVVSNWLAGRGIQAVVNLESRFWFNPEVETRRFLIPGAIAIIMTMIGTLLTALVVAREWERGTMEALLSTPARIPEILLGKLVPYFCLGLIATLGSTVLAINVFDVPLRGSWGTLMLLSSCFLVPALGQGLVISALAKNQFIAAQAALFSGFLPAFLLSGFLFEIDAMPAPIRLLTHIIPARYFIDSLRTVFLVGDIWPLLIRDMLAMLAVGAVMFVIARAKTRKSLES
- a CDS encoding ATP-binding cassette domain-containing protein, which translates into the protein MNAAITLKDVHKAFGKTKALDGISGDIAPGRLTGLVGPDGAGKTTLMRLMAGLLESDSGQLCVAGLDPIRDGDALAESVGYMPQRFGLYEDLSVIENLDLYADLRGLARADYRDTLDKLLEFTRLGPFTGRLAGRLSGGMKQKLGLACALITSPRVLLLDEPGVGVDPVSRQDLWRMVQALTGEGMAVLWATAYLEEAEQCEDVLLLNQGQLRFRGPPGELTGRLRGRCYRLKGSGDKRRLLAEVLQRSGVRDGTIEGDSLRVVLAENVPETIFADLGEAEPVAPRFEDAFIDLLGGGPGGHSPLADQMPGVAEQGAMVECQALTRRFGDFVAADNVSFTVRKGEIFGLLGPNGAGKSTTFKMLCGLLKPSSGEARVAGLDLRKSASDAKLKLGYMAQKFSLYGLLSVRQNLAFSAGVYGLSGRQRKQRIAEMIATFQLEPLLDSAPNQLSLGFKQRLALACALMHRPPILFLDEPTSGVDPITRREFWTHINGLVSKGVTVLVTTHFMDEAEYCDRVALMYRGRVIALDSPDNLKAQAGGEGSMEQAFIHLIEAQDDE